The region CGCTTAATACAAAAAATACATCAACTCCGAGAAATCCTCCTGGTAACAGGCCCATATGAAAAAATAACACACCGGAAATAGCTACGGCACGCAATCCGTCGAGTGCAGGGATATATTGCACAGCTATTTCCTAAGGAGTATTAGCCAAGTATCTGAAGAATATATTATCCCATTCGCAAATCGGTTAGCCACGGTTGTAGACATCCTGCAGGCGAACAATGTCGTCTTCGCCGAGATAAGATCCCGTCTGCACTTCGATCAGTTCGAGATCGATCCGGCCGGGGTTCGCCATCCGGTGCACGCAGCCGATCGGCAAATAGATCGACTCGTTTTCATGCACGAAATGCACTTCATCGTCGCGGGTGACTTCGGCGGTCCCCTTGACGACGATCCAGTGCTCAGAGCGATGGAAATGTTTTTGCAAGGACAAGCGCTCACCCGGTTTCACGACAATACGTTTGACTTGGTAGCGGCCTCCCGAATCGACCGATTGATAATAGCCCCACGGCCGGTAGGAGCGCTTATGCTCGAGGGCTTCCGGGCGATTCTCGCTTTTCAGGCGATCGACCAGCTGCTTAACGTGATCGCCATGCGCCGCGTTGAGCACGAGCACGGCGTCTTGCGTCGTGACGACGATGACGTCATCGACGCCGACAACCGTCGTCAAATGCTCGTCAGAACGCACATGCACGTTGGACGCGTTCATGACAACGCCGCGGCCGCGGATCGAATTGCCCTTGTCGTCGCGCTCCGACAATTGCCAAACCGCTTGCCAATTGCCGACATCCGACCAGCCGATGTCGGCGGGAACGACCGCCGCCTTGCTGGTGCGCTCCATGACAGCGTAGTCGATTGACTTCTTCGGCGCCCTGGCGAAGGCCTCGGCATCGAGCACCAGGAACTTCAAATCCTTTTTTGCCCGGGCCACCGCGTCCGCCGCCGCCGCCGCCATCTCCGGCTCGAAATTCCGCAACTCTTCCTGCATGACATCGGCGCGGAAGAAAAAATTGCCGGAGTTCCAAAGATAATTTCCAGCGACATAGGTTTCAGCCGTGGCGGCATCCGGCTTTTCGACAAACGCTTCAACCTTGAAAACGCTGCCGTCAGGCGTGACCGTCTTACCGGTTTTGATATAGCCGAAGCCGGTGGCGGGAGAATCCGGCTTGATTCCGAGCGTCACGATATAGCCAAGCGCGGCCGCTTCGGCCGCCTTCTTGCACAAATCCACGAAACCTTGACGATCGCGCACCACATGGTCCGCGGCGAGAACCGCGACGATCGTGTCCGGCCCCGATTGCGCCGCAAGCTCGGCGGCGGCGGCGACGGCGGGACCAGAATCACGCCGGATCGGCTCGAGAACAATCCGTGCCTCGCGATTGATCTTTTGCAATTGCTCGGCGACAAGAAACCGGTAATCGGTGTTGGAGATGACGATGGGCGTTTCGAACACGCTGTCGGTGAGCATCTCCGCGGCGGTCTGAAAGGTGGAGCGCTCGCCGATGAGAGAAATAAATTGTTTGGGCAGGCTTTCACGCGATTCCGGCCACACTCGGGTTCCGGAACCGCCGCACATGATCACTGGAAGAATTTTCACGCTTTCTTGCTCCCTCGCAAAAAAATATCGATATTTCTCTCCCCTGGCGGCTTCTTGAAACGGCCCCTCTCCTTACCTTGACGGAGCGCCAATTCCTAGACGGCCGCGCCGGAAATATTGCCGGTTTCTGATGTTTGATTAATTTTGTAACTCGCATCTTATGAAAGATTGCATTGTCTTGCCAACCCAAAGTGATGCCAAGACCCATCTGGAGATCGCCCCCAAGATCGCCGCCGCACCGTCCGCTATCTCCAACTCTTTGTTTTCTTGTATGATCCTTTTACGACTTGGGCAAAATGGCCCTTAAAGGGAGGCCAGTCATGGACGAGAGCCCAAAAACGCTGTCCTGTCGGTGCTGCATCGTTGGCGGCGGGCCGGCCGGTATGGTTCTTGGCCTGCTCCTTGCCCGCGCTGGCGTCGATACGGTGGTCATTGAAAAGCACGGCGATTTCTTACGTGATTTTCGAGGCGATACAATTCATCCCTCGACGCTGGAAGCGCTGCATGATCTTGGCCTTCTGGAAGATTTCCTGAAACTGCCGCATCAAAAGGCAACCCTTCTCAAGGGCAAGGTCGGTGACGTGGAGATTCCACTCGCGGATTTTTCGCATTTGCCGACACATGCCAAATTCATTGTCTTGATGCCGCAATGGGATTTTTTGAATTTCATCGCAAGCCGCGCGAAGGGCTATTCGGGCTTCCGGCTTCTCATGAACACGCAAGCCGACGGCCTTGTGGTTGAGGGGGACCGTGTCGAGGGCGTCACCGCCAAGACCGAAGGTGGACAATTGACGATCCGCGCCGATTTGACCATCGGCGCCGACGGCCGCCATTCCCTCGTGAGGGAAGAAGCAGGATTTGACCCGCAAGAAATCGGCGCGCCGATGGATGTCTTGTGGTTCCGTCTCTCCCGGCAGAACGGCGACCCGGAGGAGACCTTCGGCCGGATCGATGCCGGGCAAATGCTCGTTCTCATTTTTCGCGGTGAGCATTGGCAATGCGGCTATGTGATCGCCAAGGGGTCGGCCAACCGGCTCCGGGCGCAAGGCATCGAGACGCTCCGCGAAAATATCGCTGAACTGGCGCCATTTCTGGCTGGCCGCAC is a window of Methylocapsa sp. D3K7 DNA encoding:
- a CDS encoding mannose-1-phosphate guanylyltransferase/mannose-6-phosphate isomerase, whose translation is MCGGSGTRVWPESRESLPKQFISLIGERSTFQTAAEMLTDSVFETPIVISNTDYRFLVAEQLQKINREARIVLEPIRRDSGPAVAAAAELAAQSGPDTIVAVLAADHVVRDRQGFVDLCKKAAEAAALGYIVTLGIKPDSPATGFGYIKTGKTVTPDGSVFKVEAFVEKPDAATAETYVAGNYLWNSGNFFFRADVMQEELRNFEPEMAAAAADAVARAKKDLKFLVLDAEAFARAPKKSIDYAVMERTSKAAVVPADIGWSDVGNWQAVWQLSERDDKGNSIRGRGVVMNASNVHVRSDEHLTTVVGVDDVIVVTTQDAVLVLNAAHGDHVKQLVDRLKSENRPEALEHKRSYRPWGYYQSVDSGGRYQVKRIVVKPGERLSLQKHFHRSEHWIVVKGTAEVTRDDEVHFVHENESIYLPIGCVHRMANPGRIDLELIEVQTGSYLGEDDIVRLQDVYNRG
- a CDS encoding FAD-dependent oxidoreductase, which gives rise to MDESPKTLSCRCCIVGGGPAGMVLGLLLARAGVDTVVIEKHGDFLRDFRGDTIHPSTLEALHDLGLLEDFLKLPHQKATLLKGKVGDVEIPLADFSHLPTHAKFIVLMPQWDFLNFIASRAKGYSGFRLLMNTQADGLVVEGDRVEGVTAKTEGGQLTIRADLTIGADGRHSLVREEAGFDPQEIGAPMDVLWFRLSRQNGDPEETFGRIDAGQMLVLIFRGEHWQCGYVIAKGSANRLRAQGIETLRENIAELAPFLAGRTSELASFEDVKLLTVAVDRLPVWHRPGLLCIGDSAHAMSPVGGVGINLAIQDAIATANILSAPLRGSGPVTDADLARVQGRREFPTKVTQAMQVFIQNRVISRVLGSSGKMKPPWLVRLFIYFPLLRRLPAGLMGMGVRPERVTSPDSASQS